GAATTCAACTGAGTTAGCAAACTACAGTCATTATCTCGAACTTATTCGAACTCATAGAGTTCATATGCTCAGCGAACCAGAAGAGAAGATGCTTACTTTGAAAGAACTGACGGGGAAGAAAGCCCTGCTTAATCTCTACGATGAATTCGCCTCGAGCTTCATATATAGATTGAAAATCGGCGAAGATGAGAAAAACTTTACGGAAAGCGAAGTCGAGGCAATGAGAAGGGACGAAGATCCCGAAGTGAGAAAGAAGGCGTTTGTGAGTCTTTTCAGAAAATCAGAGGAAAACAGGGTCGTCTTGACCAATGTTTACAACTCTCTCGCAAAGGATTGGGATATTGAAGCAGCCAGCAGAGGTTATTCTTCTCCAATTTCTATGAGGAATCGAGAGAACGAAACCCCGGATGGGGCAGTACAGTCTCTAGTAGATGCAACTTCGAATGGGTACTCTCTGGTGCAGGATTACTACCGGCTCAAGTCAAGGATTATGAATAAGGGATCGCTTCTCCATAGCGATATCTATGCACCGATCGGCGATTTCAAAGATCTTTTCAGCTGGCAGGAAGCCAAGAGCATGATCCTTGAGGTAACCGAAAATTTCGATCCACAATTAGAACGTATAGATGCCGAATTCTTTGAAGGAAACTTCATACATGGATCAGTCATGCCTGGCAAAAGAAGTGGAGCTTATTGCTCATATGCATCACCGGAAATTCATCCGTACATTCTTGCGAATTTTGGAGGCAAGATGAGCGACGTTCTGACCTTAGCTCACGAGTTGGGTCATGGTCTCCATGCAGTGCTGTCCTCGAAGTAGACTATGCTGAACTATGAGACCCCTCTCACTATGGCAGAGAGTGCGTCAATCTTCTCAGAAATGCTGATGTTTTCAAGAGAAGGATGTGGTCTTGCTCGAGAGCGGTGGTTCCGACTCACCGGAAATCCTCTTGAGAAAAGCCGGGATAGACATTTCTAGTTCTAGTTTCTGGGAGAATGGAATCGACTTCATTAAGGAGAATTTTCTGGATAGACTGAGGGCAACGATTTAGGCCGTAATGCATCATAATTAAATCTACTCAAGAGAGGTCCGGTTTGAAGGAAAGAAAAGGTGTATAATTCCTGTGTTCATTATTGATAGAGGTTTTCTTTCGCATCTCTTCACAAGGGCTATTTAGGGGGCAAGAATGGCAAGAGATCTTACTCAGGGGAATATTCTGAAGAATCTTCTCGTGATGTCGGTTCCTACAATGATAGGATTCAGCGCTCAGATGATCTACGACATAGTGGATATCTTCTGGATTGGCCGCATTTCTGGCGAAG
The nucleotide sequence above comes from Mesotoga sp. UBA6090. Encoded proteins:
- a CDS encoding M3 family metallopeptidase, which produces MTRLSEGPFIEWDLTKLYSSANDPALIDDLRYVILKKDELMKEYKGRIAEESIEACELRLVFERIEEVMSKLAKPSMFAYLSHSVTPAVPTIQKLIRKIDDLESQLESDLLFLKLELSKVSGDFFSRLLNSTELANYSHYLELIRTHRVHMLSEPEEKMLTLKELTGKKALLNLYDEFASSFIYRLKIGEDEKNFTESEVEAMRRDEDPEVRKKAFVSLFRKSEENRVVLTNVYNSLAKDWDIEAASRGYSSPISMRNRENETPDGAVQSLVDATSNGYSLVQDYYRLKSRIMNKGSLLHSDIYAPIGDFKDLFSWQEAKSMILEVTENFDPQLERIDAEFFEGNFIHGSVMPGKRSGAYCSYASPEIHPYILANFGGKMSDVLTLAHELGHGLHAVLSSK